The following are encoded together in the Pectobacterium punjabense genome:
- the rpe gene encoding ribulose-phosphate 3-epimerase yields the protein MKPFLIAPSILSADFARLGEDTANVLAAGADVVHFDVMDNHYVPNLTIGPLVLKSLRDYGITAPIDVHLMVKPVDRIIPDFANAGASFITFHPEATDHLDRSLQLIKDHGCKAGLVFNPATPLSYLDYVMDKLDIILLMSVNPGFGGQSFIPGTLDKLRQVRRLIDDSGYDIRLEVDGGVKVENIGAIAEAGADMFVAGSAIFGHPDYRTVIDQMRNEISRTKHD from the coding sequence ATGAAACCGTTTTTAATCGCGCCGTCTATTTTGTCGGCTGATTTTGCCCGTCTTGGTGAAGATACCGCTAATGTATTAGCCGCCGGGGCTGATGTGGTCCATTTTGATGTCATGGATAACCACTATGTGCCAAATTTGACGATTGGCCCGCTGGTACTGAAATCCCTGCGCGATTACGGCATTACCGCGCCGATTGACGTTCACCTGATGGTGAAACCGGTCGATCGTATCATTCCCGATTTTGCCAATGCGGGAGCCAGTTTCATTACTTTTCATCCTGAAGCTACCGATCATCTCGATCGTTCACTCCAACTGATCAAGGATCACGGCTGTAAAGCCGGGCTGGTGTTTAACCCTGCAACCCCGCTAAGTTATCTCGATTATGTCATGGACAAATTGGATATTATTCTGCTGATGTCGGTTAACCCTGGATTCGGCGGCCAATCTTTTATTCCTGGTACGTTGGATAAGCTTCGTCAGGTTCGTCGCTTGATCGACGACAGCGGTTACGACATTCGACTGGAAGTTGATGGCGGGGTAAAAGTGGAGAATATCGGCGCGATTGCGGAAGCTGGCGCGGATATGTTTGTAGCGGGATCGGCTATTTTTGGTCATCCGGATTACCGTACCGTGATTGATCAAATGCGTAATGAAATTTCAAGGACGAAACATGACTGA
- the dam gene encoding adenine-specific DNA-methyltransferase, whose translation MKKNRAFLKWAGGKYPLVEEIRRYLPAGDCLIEPFVGAGSVFLNTEYERYILADINSDLINLYNIVKANAEEFVLDARKLFTDEVNTSEAFYLLRDEFNLCSDAYRRALLFLYLNRHCYNGLCRYNMRGEFNVPFGRYKKPYFPEEEIRWFALKSQNATFVCEHYQDTLEKAEKGSVIYCDPPYAPLSATANFTAYHTNNFSRADQQSLAQLARRLSVESQIPVLISNHDTLLTREWYQEAVLYVVKARRTISRNILGRSKVNELLALYR comes from the coding sequence ATGAAGAAGAACCGCGCTTTTTTAAAATGGGCTGGTGGTAAATATCCGCTGGTAGAAGAAATTCGTCGCTATTTACCCGCAGGAGACTGTCTTATTGAGCCTTTTGTTGGCGCGGGTTCCGTGTTTCTGAATACGGAATATGAGCGCTATATACTGGCTGATATTAATAGCGATCTGATCAACCTGTACAATATCGTCAAAGCGAATGCCGAGGAGTTTGTTCTCGACGCCCGTAAACTGTTTACGGATGAAGTGAACACGTCTGAGGCGTTTTATCTGCTGCGTGACGAATTTAACCTTTGCAGTGATGCTTATCGGCGTGCCCTGTTATTTCTCTATTTGAATCGCCACTGCTATAACGGCCTGTGCCGTTACAATATGCGCGGTGAATTCAATGTTCCTTTTGGGCGTTATAAGAAGCCCTATTTTCCTGAAGAAGAGATTCGCTGGTTTGCCCTGAAATCGCAAAATGCCACCTTCGTTTGTGAGCATTATCAGGACACGCTGGAAAAAGCAGAGAAGGGATCGGTTATTTATTGCGATCCGCCCTATGCACCGCTGTCTGCTACCGCGAATTTTACGGCCTACCACACTAATAATTTCAGTCGTGCCGATCAGCAAAGTTTGGCGCAATTGGCTCGGCGTTTGTCAGTAGAAAGCCAGATTCCCGTGCTGATTTCCAATCATGACACCTTGCTGACTCGCGAGTGGTATCAGGAAGCCGTGCTTTATGTGGTTAAAGCGCGCAGAACAATTAGCCGTAATATTTTAGGGCGTAGTAAAGTAAACGAGTTATTAGCCCTATATCGGTAA